In the genome of Rhizobium sp. NXC24, one region contains:
- a CDS encoding Mu transposase C-terminal domain-containing protein translates to MSRKPDKLSVEEAAWLRAVSREKVIRPLALLPRLSAAHVGRACRELKLGQTRFYELLNQYRASPVTSSLLDAISGPSKGRTLLSPDIEGIIQAAIRDTYRKRERPTITDLHDRVRQVCHERGVRAPSWTAVRARVDCIDPKMLMRWREGAKAAAEKFGIVVQDYNADYALQIVQIDHTLVDVFVVDAVGRKPLQRPWLTLAIDIASRMVAGFYLSLERPSSTSVALAIQNVVMPKAPRLLAMGIDTEWPVFGLPDVIHLDNGAEFHGKALVRGAAEHGIELMYRPVARPHYGGHIERLIGTMMGAVHLLPGSTSSSIAKRGAYDPQKHAAMTLDELERWLALQIVGRYHADVHSALLLPPRTAWDDAMAARSHPVRVPHDPERFLLDFLPYEERCIRRDGLHLFAIRYWDDVLSPFAGRSSRQLRVKYDPRDLSCVYLEQADGSIWPVRFAALDRPPITLGEHRLARAALRARGASAVDEHLIFQTIAEQRRLMESAVQQTKSMRRHTERAERGLAASHRTTNLPVSDDDDDVCIDVSPLSVEEWS, encoded by the coding sequence ATGAGCCGGAAGCCAGACAAGTTGAGCGTTGAGGAGGCAGCCTGGCTGAGGGCTGTGTCACGTGAGAAGGTTATTCGTCCCTTGGCTCTGTTGCCTCGCCTTTCAGCCGCGCATGTGGGCAGGGCATGCCGAGAGCTGAAGTTGGGGCAAACGCGTTTCTACGAGCTGCTGAACCAGTATCGCGCATCGCCGGTCACGAGCTCGCTGCTGGATGCTATATCGGGACCTTCCAAGGGCAGAACGCTGTTGTCGCCGGACATCGAAGGGATCATTCAGGCGGCAATTCGCGATACCTACCGCAAGCGTGAGCGGCCGACGATCACCGATCTTCATGATCGGGTACGGCAAGTTTGCCATGAGCGGGGTGTTCGTGCGCCATCGTGGACGGCGGTGAGGGCACGGGTCGATTGCATCGATCCCAAGATGCTGATGCGTTGGAGGGAGGGCGCGAAGGCGGCAGCAGAAAAATTCGGCATTGTCGTGCAAGACTATAACGCCGACTACGCCCTCCAGATCGTTCAGATCGATCACACGCTGGTGGACGTGTTCGTCGTTGATGCTGTTGGCCGCAAGCCGCTGCAGCGGCCCTGGCTGACGCTGGCGATCGATATTGCCAGCCGAATGGTAGCTGGCTTCTATCTCAGCCTGGAGAGGCCCTCATCGACATCGGTCGCCCTGGCAATCCAGAACGTGGTGATGCCGAAAGCACCTCGGCTGCTGGCGATGGGTATTGATACCGAGTGGCCGGTTTTTGGACTGCCCGACGTCATTCATCTCGACAACGGAGCAGAATTCCATGGCAAGGCTCTCGTCAGGGGCGCCGCTGAGCACGGGATCGAGCTCATGTACAGGCCTGTAGCGCGGCCGCACTACGGCGGACATATCGAACGGCTGATCGGAACCATGATGGGCGCCGTGCACCTGCTTCCGGGATCCACGTCGAGCAGCATTGCCAAGCGAGGCGCTTACGATCCGCAGAAGCACGCAGCAATGACACTGGACGAATTGGAGCGATGGTTGGCCCTGCAGATCGTCGGCCGCTACCATGCTGACGTTCATAGTGCCTTGCTGCTTCCCCCGCGAACAGCCTGGGACGATGCGATGGCCGCCCGTTCGCACCCCGTGCGCGTGCCGCATGATCCGGAGCGATTCTTGCTCGATTTTCTGCCCTATGAGGAGCGCTGTATCCGCAGGGATGGCCTGCATCTGTTCGCAATTCGCTATTGGGATGACGTTCTAAGCCCTTTCGCAGGGCGATCATCCCGCCAACTGCGGGTCAAGTATGATCCCCGCGATCTTTCCTGTGTTTACTTGGAGCAAGCAGACGGATCGATATGGCCGGTGCGCTTTGCAGCGCTCGATCGTCCGCCGATTACGCTCGGTGAACACCGCCTGGCCCGTGCTGCTCTAAGAGCGCGGGGCGCCAGCGCTGTTGATGAGCACCTAATTTTCCAAACCATCGCGGAGCAGAGAAGGCTTATGGAGAGTGCTGTCCAGCAGACCAAATCCATGCGTCGCCATACCGAACGGGCAGAGCGTGGGTTGGCAGCCTCTCATCGAACGACCAATTTGCCGGTCTCAGATGACGACGACGATGTCTGCATAGACGTGTCACCATTGTCAGTGGAGGAATGGTCTTGA
- a CDS encoding TniB family NTP-binding protein: protein MVLSDYAHLLPAYRSHAELSDDERIAWIRADRWLETAQANSALIRLEDLLSYPSLDRMPCLLLYGDTGMGKTKIIRKFLRDHPATFNRGTGETVMPVVAMQMPAEPLERDVYGELLNALGAPGPSSDAAFRLKAVCRNLMRRMGVRMLVIDEIHAMLTGTFRQQRIFLNVIRFLANDLKVPLICAGTDLARQALLTDPQLAERFEAFHLERWSNDPRLTQLLSSLASIFPLRQPSAVTSPAVRRRVLDLTDGVTVRIFRLMETVAADAIHNGRECITADSFSREDLVLPLVSMVRRSESSLQRRSAR from the coding sequence ATGGTCTTGAGTGACTATGCCCACCTTCTGCCGGCTTATCGAAGCCATGCCGAATTGAGCGACGATGAGCGTATTGCCTGGATCCGGGCGGATCGCTGGCTGGAAACGGCTCAGGCAAATTCGGCATTGATACGGCTCGAGGATCTGCTTTCCTATCCTTCACTAGATCGCATGCCTTGCCTCCTCTTGTATGGCGACACCGGCATGGGAAAGACAAAAATCATCCGCAAGTTTCTTCGCGATCATCCGGCGACGTTCAACAGAGGCACTGGCGAAACCGTCATGCCGGTCGTGGCGATGCAGATGCCCGCGGAACCGCTGGAGCGGGATGTCTATGGCGAGCTCTTGAATGCGCTCGGCGCGCCCGGGCCAAGCAGCGACGCGGCATTCCGCCTCAAAGCGGTCTGTCGTAACCTGATGCGCAGGATGGGCGTGCGAATGCTTGTTATCGACGAGATCCACGCGATGCTGACCGGTACGTTTCGCCAGCAGCGGATTTTTCTCAATGTGATCCGCTTTCTCGCCAATGATCTCAAGGTGCCGTTGATCTGTGCGGGCACCGATCTTGCACGGCAAGCTCTGCTTACCGACCCGCAGCTTGCCGAACGGTTCGAAGCATTTCATCTTGAGCGTTGGTCGAACGATCCGCGGCTGACGCAGCTTCTTTCGAGCCTGGCATCCATTTTTCCGCTACGGCAGCCATCGGCCGTGACATCTCCGGCAGTTCGTCGGCGGGTTCTCGACCTCACGGATGGCGTGACGGTGCGCATATTTCGGTTGATGGAGACCGTCGCTGCCGATGCTATTCACAACGGCAGGGAATGTATCACCGCAGACAGCTTCAGCCGCGAGGACCTTGTGTTGCCGCTCGTCTCTATGGTTCGGCGTTCGGAGAGCTCCCTCCAGCGGCGGTCGGCGCGGTGA
- a CDS encoding TniQ family protein: MYHRRQLQPRGPCVAARLYGSAFGELPPAAVGAVRSIPLLPIAPRPYADELISSWQARVACRYGCTPADIEHWLGHQDRSPNSSSFDLRDFRPNPTVLKSWARTARLKIADVEAMMLSRLARTIDWYVADRRERGICPDCLDEDVSVDRDHYCRREWSHIEAVACRKHRRMLQDWCSRCFARGRFRFGGIEERARLVCGDCSTIVSGGQARIEEPAKTDFLLVLTAAIDAAVVRRGGSVALNEITAAIDTLWSPSQANGKPFIAWLDLKLPFGRVPVFTACNNPLARLSLSWRIATFVAAAQLLDLAQARQWLGPPPSFLKQAFADRKRNPLSLPVEILNTVEVFETVPKLGLRSDVEYQRLARRILASQDWKAISTMKGGLRDRKLGRLMNQALKSK; encoded by the coding sequence ATGTATCACCGCAGACAGCTTCAGCCGCGAGGACCTTGTGTTGCCGCTCGTCTCTATGGTTCGGCGTTCGGAGAGCTCCCTCCAGCGGCGGTCGGCGCGGTGAGGTCAATCCCCCTCCTGCCGATCGCACCGCGGCCTTACGCGGACGAACTAATTTCCTCGTGGCAGGCCAGAGTAGCTTGTCGCTACGGATGCACGCCGGCCGACATCGAACATTGGTTAGGGCATCAGGATAGGTCGCCGAATTCCAGCAGCTTCGACTTGCGGGATTTTCGTCCGAATCCAACGGTCCTCAAATCGTGGGCGCGGACCGCCAGATTAAAGATCGCCGATGTCGAAGCAATGATGCTGAGCCGGTTGGCAAGAACGATCGACTGGTATGTTGCCGACCGTCGGGAGCGCGGGATTTGCCCGGATTGCCTGGATGAGGACGTGTCGGTGGATCGAGATCATTATTGTCGCCGAGAATGGTCCCACATCGAGGCTGTAGCTTGCCGCAAGCATCGTCGGATGCTGCAAGATTGGTGCAGCCGCTGTTTCGCGCGTGGCCGATTCCGCTTCGGCGGTATCGAGGAACGGGCGAGACTCGTCTGCGGAGACTGCTCGACCATTGTATCGGGCGGGCAAGCGAGAATCGAAGAGCCGGCCAAGACGGATTTCCTGCTCGTGCTGACCGCCGCGATAGACGCTGCTGTCGTGAGGAGAGGAGGTAGCGTCGCGCTGAATGAGATAACAGCTGCGATCGACACCTTATGGTCGCCGTCGCAGGCAAACGGAAAGCCGTTCATCGCGTGGCTTGACCTGAAACTTCCCTTTGGACGCGTTCCTGTTTTCACCGCCTGCAACAATCCGCTCGCCCGGCTGTCGTTGTCATGGCGCATCGCGACCTTCGTAGCTGCAGCGCAGTTGCTTGATCTGGCGCAGGCAAGGCAATGGTTAGGACCGCCACCCTCTTTCCTCAAGCAAGCATTTGCCGACCGAAAGCGTAATCCATTGTCGCTACCCGTCGAAATACTCAATACTGTTGAGGTTTTCGAGACAGTCCCAAAGCTCGGGCTTCGATCAGACGTCGAGTATCAACGTTTGGCCAGACGGATCTTGGCCAGCCAGGATTGGAAGGCGATTTCCACCATGAAAGGAGGCTTGCGCGATAGGAAGCTTGGTCGCCTCATGAACCAGGCACTCAAAAGCAAATGA
- a CDS encoding TetR/AcrR family transcriptional regulator, whose protein sequence is MSEDTKWTSEAGKQVVGRRRRADAQRNIGSLIQTASEVFADSGLDVPIREIADRAGVGVGTLYRHFPTRSDLVVAVFRKEVDESVEAASTLAAKHPPGEALERWVEHYVEFIAAHRGLAAAFNSGDQALEGLPAYFLERLGPLVQNLLDAAVVEGQIRPGVQAHELLHGVGMLCVPPTCGEPTDPQRMVGLFMDGLRYAASKAGNPTKISSRK, encoded by the coding sequence TTGTCCGAGGATACGAAATGGACCAGTGAGGCTGGAAAACAGGTGGTAGGCAGGCGCCGGCGAGCCGATGCGCAGCGCAACATTGGCTCGCTGATTCAGACCGCGTCAGAGGTGTTTGCCGATTCGGGACTGGACGTACCGATACGCGAAATCGCGGACAGGGCTGGCGTCGGCGTCGGCACGCTTTACCGCCATTTTCCGACGCGTTCCGATCTTGTCGTGGCCGTCTTCCGTAAAGAGGTCGATGAATCCGTTGAGGCAGCGTCGACGCTGGCTGCTAAGCACCCACCGGGTGAGGCGCTCGAGCGTTGGGTCGAGCACTATGTAGAGTTCATAGCAGCGCATCGTGGGCTCGCGGCCGCCTTCAATTCCGGCGATCAAGCTCTTGAAGGGCTCCCGGCCTACTTTCTGGAACGCCTTGGCCCGCTGGTTCAGAATCTGCTGGATGCAGCAGTCGTCGAGGGTCAAATACGACCTGGGGTGCAGGCGCATGAACTCCTGCACGGTGTTGGAATGTTGTGCGTGCCACCTACTTGCGGCGAGCCGACTGATCCGCAGCGAATGGTGGGCTTATTCATGGACGGATTGCGCTACGCCGCTAGCAAGGCTGGCAACCCTACGAAAATCTCATCGAGAAAATAG
- a CDS encoding SDR family NAD(P)-dependent oxidoreductase, producing MHNKPVALVIGANKGIGLQIAKDLAQQGFTVLIGSRRFEAGEDVIDSVGSDARTIQLDVTDESSIAQAERQIRRTYGRLDVLVNNAGVGHGGNPSRNNAQIIAETRLSIVDLEELKTVFATNVFGVVAVTQAMLPLLREASAAKIVNISSATGSLTLNSESSNPLRQYAGTYTASKSALNAITQALAIELQGTNITVHAVCPGLTATDMSEYGGSVEDAAREPVRVALLGPDSPTGTFSNVQGALPW from the coding sequence ATGCACAACAAACCCGTCGCGCTCGTCATCGGCGCAAACAAGGGGATTGGCCTCCAGATCGCGAAAGATCTGGCGCAGCAGGGCTTCACCGTACTTATAGGGTCGCGCCGCTTTGAGGCCGGCGAGGACGTCATTGACAGTGTTGGCTCCGACGCCCGGACCATCCAGCTTGATGTCACTGATGAAAGCTCGATCGCCCAGGCGGAGAGGCAGATTCGCCGAACCTATGGCCGGCTCGATGTTCTCGTGAATAACGCGGGCGTCGGCCACGGCGGTAATCCCAGCCGAAACAATGCCCAGATTATCGCGGAAACGCGCTTGTCTATCGTCGATCTGGAGGAACTGAAGACGGTGTTCGCGACCAACGTGTTCGGCGTCGTGGCCGTGACGCAGGCGATGCTGCCGCTTCTGAGGGAAGCATCCGCGGCAAAAATCGTCAACATATCCAGCGCAACCGGTTCGCTGACGCTGAACAGCGAAAGTTCCAACCCGCTTCGCCAATACGCCGGCACTTACACGGCGTCGAAGAGCGCCTTGAATGCCATCACGCAAGCGCTCGCGATTGAACTTCAAGGCACCAACATCACGGTCCACGCCGTCTGTCCCGGTCTCACCGCCACGGACATGAGCGAGTATGGCGGCTCCGTCGAGGACGCGGCGCGTGAACCGGTGCGGGTCGCACTGCTTGGACCCGATAGCCCCACGGGCACGTTTTCGAATGTACAGGGCGCGCTGCCCTGGTGA
- a CDS encoding zinc-dependent alcohol dehydrogenase family protein: protein MSKVAKIVQFHKLGGPEVLQVEALPIPEPGKDEVRLRIKAFALNRAEALFRQGHYILQPQFPAKLGYEAAGVVEAVGPGVDESLIGKTVNTIPNFSFSHYGVYGEVAVVPVTALGTYPDTLTPEEGASVWMQYLTAYGALVHIANVGPGDFVMLPAASSSTALAAMEIVKAEGGTAIGITRTATKKADLLALGYDHVVVSDDEDVVKRAAEITGGTGARIIFDPVLGSGIEVLAQSAAYKGIYFAYGLLDRSPTPFPVWSALSKALTLRGWAFPELFHDAEALRKAKDYIFRHLSTGALKPKVAKIFALDQIVEAHRFMDSNDQIGKIVVKVEE from the coding sequence GTGTCCAAAGTAGCAAAAATAGTACAGTTCCATAAGCTTGGAGGCCCGGAGGTTCTCCAGGTCGAAGCCTTGCCGATCCCGGAACCCGGAAAGGATGAGGTCCGCCTTCGCATCAAGGCGTTCGCCCTGAATCGGGCGGAAGCGCTCTTCCGCCAGGGGCACTACATCCTTCAGCCCCAGTTTCCGGCAAAGCTCGGCTACGAGGCCGCCGGCGTGGTCGAGGCCGTCGGCCCCGGCGTGGACGAAAGCCTGATCGGCAAGACCGTCAACACCATCCCCAATTTCAGCTTCAGCCACTACGGCGTCTACGGTGAAGTCGCGGTCGTGCCCGTCACCGCGCTCGGCACCTATCCGGACACGCTCACGCCGGAGGAGGGCGCATCCGTCTGGATGCAGTACCTCACCGCCTACGGCGCCCTGGTTCATATCGCCAATGTCGGTCCCGGCGATTTCGTCATGCTTCCGGCGGCCAGCAGCAGCACCGCGCTTGCCGCGATGGAGATCGTGAAGGCCGAGGGTGGCACAGCCATCGGCATCACGCGAACCGCGACGAAGAAGGCCGATCTTCTGGCTCTGGGCTACGACCACGTGGTCGTCAGCGACGACGAGGACGTCGTCAAACGCGCCGCGGAGATCACCGGCGGCACAGGCGCGCGGATCATTTTCGACCCTGTTCTGGGAAGCGGTATCGAGGTTCTGGCTCAGAGCGCCGCCTACAAGGGGATCTACTTCGCCTACGGGCTGCTGGACCGAAGCCCCACGCCGTTTCCGGTTTGGTCGGCCTTGTCGAAAGCCCTCACGCTAAGAGGCTGGGCCTTCCCGGAGCTCTTCCACGACGCCGAGGCGTTGCGGAAGGCGAAGGACTATATTTTCAGGCACCTCAGCACAGGCGCGTTGAAGCCGAAGGTCGCAAAGATCTTCGCATTGGACCAGATCGTCGAAGCGCACCGCTTCATGGATTCCAACGACCAGATCGGGAAGATCGTCGTCAAGGTCGAAGAATAG
- a CDS encoding MBL fold metallo-hydrolase produces MEALIDKPGPIEVETIPSADWVAPLSGLLNLKHPTAIKAGLKDREESIEIYTHLLRHPVHGAFMIDTGVSKRFVQDPKGVGVGLVIRKFAKLDRMKVRNEPLSAVQSKGVPLKGVFMTHLHFDHVSGMPDIPLDIPFYTGFGEANTKQLQNVFVQGMENKFFEGRPAIQEFQFAKDPNEKFDGVIDVFGDETLFSILTPGHTAGHVSFVARTADGPVLLTGDACHTRWGWDHGVEPGTYTFDRAKEQKSLLALKALSERHPNMTVRLGHQP; encoded by the coding sequence ATGGAGGCTTTGATCGACAAGCCTGGGCCAATCGAGGTTGAGACCATCCCCAGCGCGGATTGGGTGGCTCCTCTTTCCGGATTGCTCAATCTCAAGCACCCCACCGCCATCAAGGCCGGTCTGAAGGATCGGGAGGAATCGATAGAGATTTATACACATCTTCTGCGGCATCCGGTCCACGGCGCATTCATGATCGATACCGGCGTCTCAAAGCGCTTCGTGCAGGATCCAAAGGGGGTCGGAGTGGGCCTGGTGATCCGGAAGTTCGCGAAACTTGACCGGATGAAGGTTCGCAACGAACCCCTGTCTGCCGTCCAGTCGAAGGGCGTTCCGCTCAAGGGCGTTTTCATGACGCATCTTCATTTCGATCATGTTTCCGGCATGCCGGATATTCCGCTCGACATACCCTTCTATACCGGCTTTGGCGAGGCCAATACCAAACAGTTGCAGAACGTCTTCGTCCAGGGGATGGAAAACAAGTTCTTTGAAGGCAGGCCCGCCATTCAGGAATTTCAATTCGCCAAGGATCCCAATGAAAAATTCGACGGGGTGATCGATGTTTTCGGTGACGAAACGCTCTTCTCCATCTTAACTCCCGGGCATACTGCCGGCCATGTTTCGTTCGTGGCCCGCACAGCTGACGGTCCGGTTCTTTTGACCGGTGACGCCTGCCACACACGCTGGGGCTGGGACCACGGCGTCGAACCGGGAACCTATACGTTCGACCGGGCAAAGGAACAAAAGAGTCTGCTCGCCTTGAAGGCCTTGAGCGAGCGTCACCCCAACATGACAGTCAGACTGGGGCATCAACCATAA
- a CDS encoding recombinase family protein, whose product MPQVANASSPPQPQRLIGYARVSTDDQLNDAQVDELRAAGCHRIHQEHGSGISRARPVLIKLLKDLTAGEVLVVVRLDRLARSVSHLLQVIEDLEGRGVHFRSLRDPIDTSTPQGMFSLQVLGAVAQLERALIAERTKAGMKAAKARGRLAGNPGLRERRPEAIKAVSQAREKLYLDELISSAQTWLPMVRQLRPQHSWDNVVRVLNRRGHDWTVERLRRAVHRMVREKLAEPELLVRSPRRAPEDHLMKLVAAITIADPSLSLRNIAAQLDQMGERPARGGRRWQPSSIRALLDEAQRFGLLRS is encoded by the coding sequence ATGCCCCAGGTTGCAAACGCCAGTTCGCCTCCCCAGCCGCAGCGATTGATCGGCTACGCGCGGGTATCGACAGACGATCAGCTGAATGACGCCCAGGTCGACGAGCTGCGCGCCGCCGGCTGCCATCGCATCCACCAGGAGCATGGATCCGGCATTTCACGCGCGCGACCGGTGCTCATCAAACTGCTAAAGGATCTCACCGCCGGCGAAGTGCTGGTCGTCGTTCGCCTCGACCGCCTGGCCCGATCGGTCAGCCATCTGCTGCAAGTGATCGAAGACCTCGAAGGGCGTGGGGTGCATTTTCGCTCGCTGCGCGATCCGATCGACACATCGACGCCGCAGGGCATGTTCTCGCTGCAGGTGCTCGGCGCCGTCGCCCAGCTTGAGCGCGCTCTGATCGCCGAACGAACCAAAGCCGGCATGAAGGCCGCGAAGGCGCGCGGCAGGCTTGCCGGCAATCCCGGTTTGCGCGAGCGCCGGCCGGAAGCGATCAAGGCGGTGTCGCAAGCACGCGAAAAACTCTATCTCGACGAACTGATTTCGTCAGCACAGACTTGGTTACCCATGGTGAGGCAACTGCGTCCGCAGCATAGTTGGGACAATGTCGTCCGCGTTCTTAATCGCCGCGGCCACGACTGGACTGTTGAGCGGCTCCGACGCGCGGTGCATCGGATGGTTCGTGAGAAGCTTGCAGAGCCAGAGCTGCTGGTCCGCTCTCCGCGCCGCGCGCCAGAGGACCATTTAATGAAACTTGTCGCCGCGATCACCATCGCCGATCCCAGTCTGTCGCTTCGCAATATCGCTGCGCAACTCGATCAAATGGGGGAACGACCCGCGCGTGGCGGCAGAAGGTGGCAACCCTCGTCTATCAGAGCGCTATTGGACGAGGCGCAGCGCTTTGGCCTCCTTCGTTCTTAA